In Helianthus annuus cultivar XRQ/B chromosome 9, HanXRQr2.0-SUNRISE, whole genome shotgun sequence, the following are encoded in one genomic region:
- the LOC110878012 gene encoding VIN3-like protein 2, producing the protein MESVFSGFVLDPEKCNQLSLEEKRKLVHRIAQWSEDAPKILSSLTRKELLEIICAEMGKERKYSGFTKLRMIEHLLKLVSKNTTTTTTGSSLDFSPSKKQKHEEQPSNNSTTFETKKDHQTKTRVCQNLACKASMWPKDAFCKRCSCCICHQFDDNKDPSLWLTCDRDSDSCNEEGDEPCGMSCHLNCALNHQRAGISTNGHYPKLDGGFYCVSCGKLNRLMRTWRKQLVFANEARRVDALCLRVSLSHKILQGTVKYHKLLKIVESAAKILESEVGPIGLASVKMDRRLVNRLSCSTEVQKLCTCAIEAFDSLCSNSSLNHFQPNRLPTCRISFEETTPTSVTIALDYEAHLFEDFFGCRIWHRMSTVKQYPKEATYIVLNPEKRFKLTNLNPSTEYSCMVSFFSNKKVLGFWESKWSTTEVNANTQTDSTTDFPCTPCKSDGTTKKNTYEYAVGVIRSLEHNGHLSKDFRVKFLTWFSLKATMQQRRIVNVFVDALIDDPPSLAEQLLDTFTDEICGHE; encoded by the exons ATGGAATCTGTCTTCTCAG GATTTGTGCTTGACCCTGAAAAATGTAATCAACTGAGCttagaagaaaaaagaaaacttGTTCACCGTATCGCTCAATGGTCAGAAGACGCCCCGAAAATTCTTAGTTCGTTGACTCGTAAAGAGCTTCTTGAAATCATATGTGCAGAAATGGGAAAAGAAAGAAAATACAGTGGATTCACAAAACTTAGAATGATAGAACACCTTCTTAAACTTGTCTCCAaaaacacaacaacaacaacaaccggaAGCTCACTTGATTTTTCACCATCAAAGAAGCAAAAACATGAGGAACAACCTAGTAATAATAGTACCACATTTGAGACTAAAAAAGACCACCAAACTAAAACTCGGGTTTGTCAAAATTTAGCATGCAAAGCGAGTATGTGGCCGAAAGATGCTTTTTGCAAGAGGTGTTCGTGTTGTATCTGTCATCAGTTTGATGATAATAAGGATCCTAGTTTATGGTTAACATGTGATCGTGATTCGGATTCTTGTAATGAAGAAGGTGATGAACCGTGTGGTATGTCCTGCCATTTAAATTGTGCTCTTAATCATCAGAGGGCTGGCATATCAACAAACGGTCACTACCCCAAGCTGGATGGTGGTTTCTATTGCGTTTCCTGTGGAAAGTTAAACCGATTAATGAG GACCTGGAGAAAGCAGCTGGTTTTTGCTAATGAAGCCAGAAGAGTTGATGCGTTGTGTCTACGCGTGTCTCTAAGCCACAAGATTCTTCAAGGGACAGTGAAATATCACAAGTTGTTGAAGATTGTTGAATCTGCAGCAAAGATACTTGAAAGTGAAGTGGGACCCATTGGTTTAGCATCTGTGAAAATGGACCGTCGACTTGTTAACCGGCTTTCATGCAGCACTGAGGTTCAAAAGCTCTGCACTTGTGCAATTGAAGCTTTTGATTCCTTGTGCTCCAATTCAAGCTTAAACCATTTCCAACCAAACAGACTTCCAA CATGTCGGATTTCATTTGAAGAAACTACTCCAACTTCAGTAACAATCGCCCTAGATTACGAAGCACATTTATTTGAAGATTTCTTCGGCTGCAGAATCTGGCACAGAATGTCAACCGTCAAACAATATCCAAAAGAAGCAACATACATCGTGCTAAATCCGGAAAAAAGATTCAAACTCACAAATCTTAATCCATCAACAGAGTATTCTTGCATGGTTTCTTTCTTTAGCAACAAGAAAGTCCTAGGATTTTGGGAGTCAAAGTGGTCAACAACAGAAGTCAATGCTAACACACAAACAGATTCCACAACTGATTTTCCTTGCACCCCATGCAAATCTGATGGTACCACTAAGAAGAACACATATGAATATGCAGTGGGAGTGATTAGAAGTTTGGAGCATAATGGACACTTGAGTAAGGATTTTAGAGTCAAGTTTCTTACCTGGTTTAGTTTGAAGGCTACAATGCAGCAAAGAAGAATTGTGAATGTTTTTGTGGATGCTTTGATTGATGATCCTCCAAGTTTGGCTGAGCAGCTCCTTGATACGTTTACCGATGAAATTTGTGGTCATGAGTGA